In Fusarium fujikuroi IMI 58289 draft genome, chromosome FFUJ_chr08, one genomic interval encodes:
- a CDS encoding related to monocarboxylate transporter: MELEPISIRDPIIVEVETPTEDPDTPPDGGYGWVIIFVCFVHTFWINLWAGSWGILQAALLRTTLKGSSLSAVSFVGSLGVALGPALGIPAIRIVRVIGARAGMTIGIAIYGLGCLASSWAVGSLVGLFFACGVSYGIGSAFTDTLYNTLPVLWFKKRLGLANGIVKLGGSFGALVGAVSVGYLTEGVGVAWTFRILGIASLVTGIPTALLVKDRGAPPEYPVKWSVFRDACFSWHFAAGAVGIFPIYAPTFFLPYINNALGFSNSTSIATLACLLVCMSVGRILTGYACDRVGSMNALFFASLVNAVSLFAVWPFSSNLGLVLLFCILNGLSNGGFAVAIPTAVGRHLPIDDAPGALSLLFTGWAPGIMGGNAISAALIQVTHADVADSIVPFRPAMYYFGGTALLSTACGVVARLIYSRDMRVIA, encoded by the coding sequence ATGGAACTGGAGCCAATTTCTATCCGGGATCCAATcattgttgaggttgagactcCCACTGAAGATCCCGACACGCCCCCAGATGGCGGATACGGATGGGTCATCATCTTTGTCTGCTTCGTTCATACATTCTGGATCAATCTCTGGGCTGGATCCTGGGGCATCCTACAGGCAGCTCTGCTTCGAACGACTCTCAAAGGCTCTTCGCTCAGCGCCGTGTCATTCGTTGGTAGTCTCGGTGTAGCCTTGGGTCCTGCACTCGGGATACCAGCCATCCGAATAGTTCGTGTCATCGGAGCTCGCGCAGGCATGACGATTGGCATCGCCATCTATGGCCTTGGCTGCCTAGCGAGCAGCTGGGCTGTTGGAAGCCTCGTGGGGTTATTCTTCGCATGTGGAGTCTCATATGGCATCGGTTCAGCTTTCACCGACACTTTGTATAACACTCTTCCGGTATTGTGGTTTAAGAAGAGGCTTGGCTTGGCGAATGGCATCGTCAAGCTTGGTGGCAGTTTTGGGGCTCTTGTTGGAGCTGTTTCAGTCGGCTATCTGACTGAAGGCGTTGGAGTTGCCTGGACCTTTCGCATACTGGGTATTGCGTCGCTTGTTACTGGCATACCGACCGCTTTACTCGTCAAGGACCGCGGTGCTCCCCCGGAGTATCCTGTTAAATGGTCTGTCTTCAGAGATGCCTGTTTCTCATGGCATTTCGCAGCTGGCGCAGTGGGAATCTTTCCCATATATGCGCCAACATTCTTCCTCCCCTACATCAACAACGCTCTTGGCTTCTCAAACTCTACATCCATAGCCACGCTTGCCTGCCTTTTGGTATGTATGTCAGTAGGTCGAATCCTGACAGGCTATGCGTGCGATAGAGTTGGTTCCATGAACGCCTTGTTCTTTGCCTCTTTGGTAAATGCGGTTTCTCTATTCGCTGTTTGGCCCTTTTCTTCCAACCTGGGACTGGTTCTCTTGTTTTGCATCCTCAACGGACTGTCGAATGGAGGCTTTGCAGTGGCCATTCCTACAGCCGTCGGTCGTCACTTGCCAATCGATGATGCGCCAGGAGCCTTGAGTTTGCTTTTCACGGGTTGGGCACCTGGTATAATGGGAGGAAATGCAATATCGGCGGCTCTTATTCAGGTCACGCATGCAGATGTTGCGGACTCCATTGTGCCTTTTCGGCCTGCCATGTACTATTTTGGCGGGACAGCTTTACTTAGTACTGCTTGCGGCGTTGTAGCTCGTTTAATCTACAGCCGGGATATGCGAGTCATCGCATGA